GTGGGCAGGATTTTCGCGCACCGCTGAAAACGGCACCTGATGGGAACGCCAGAAATCTTCAGTTTTTTTTCCATCAACCTCTTTCGGGCCAGTCCACCCTTTGGGAGAACGCAACACAATCATGGGCCACAACGGCCTTTCCGTTGCTCCATGCGCCCGTGCTTCGTGCTGAATTTCAGCAATCTCGTCCAAACAGTTATCGAGTGCGGCAGCCATCTTCTGGTGCATGATTGCAGGATCAGAACCTTCAACAAAACAGGGTTTGTACCCATACCCGATCATCAAGCTCTCCAGCTCATCGTGCGGCAGACGGGCAAGAAAAGCGGGATTGGCAATTTTATACCCGTTCAGGTGCAGAATCGGAAGAACCGCTCCATCACGGGCCGGATTGAGAAACTTGTTTGAATGCCATGATGTAGCCAGAGGGCCGGTTTCAGCTTCACCATCGCCCACAACACAGGCCGCAACCAGATCAGGATTATCAAAAACTGCCCCAAAAGCATGGGAAAGCGCATAACCGAGTTCCCCCCCTTCATGAATGGAACCGGGAGTTTCGGGCGCAACATGGCTCGGAACACCGCCTGGAAAAGAAAACTGCCTGAACATTTTTTTCATACCCGCAGCATCTTCCGAAATATTGGGATAATACTCGCTGTAGGTGCCTTCAAGCCAGACATTTGCTACAATAGCAGGACCGCCATGCCCTGGACCGGCAAGATAGATCACATTCAGGTCACGCTGGCAAATCTCACGATTCAGATGAGCGTAAATAAAATTGAGCCCCGGAGTCGTTCCCCAATGCCCCAATAAACGCGGCTTGACCTGCTCAGGTTTCAGTGGTTCCCGGAGCAGTGGATTGTCCATCAGGTAAATCTGCCCTACAGAGAGATAGTTCGCCGCACGCCAGTAGGCATCGATGCGTTGCAGTTCATCAACCGATAGCGGGCCGCCAGAAGAGAGTGGAGAGAGTGCCATACGTTCAGGAGCTTTAAATGAAAGAAGAGAGTGCGCTATGCATTACGAACGGTGAACAGTACCGGCAAGAATGGCCAAAGTATGCCGGACAATCATCAGCTCTTCGTTTGTTGCAATAACCCTGACAGTAACCGCGCTGCCATCAGGCGAAATAACCGGTGATGAAACAACGTTACGGGACAACTCAACAGCAATACCGAGAAAACCAAGCCCTTCGCAGATACGACTTCGAATTTCAGCGGCATGTTCACCGATCCCCCCTGAAAAAACAAGGGTATCTACACCACCCATCACCGCTGCATAAGAGCCAAGAGCCATTTTCGCCCTGTAACAGAACATATCAACAGCTTCGCGGGCTTTAAGGTTCTGTTCCATCGAAAGCAGCACCTGCATGTCATCACTGATCCCTGAAATACCGAGCAACCCCGATTGACGGTTGACCATCTCCTTGATCTGTGCTGCACTCATTTTCTCCTGCTGCAGGAGAAAGAGAATCACCCCCGGATCGAGATCGCCGGTGCGGGTACTCATCACAAGCCCGCCAGCCGGAGAAAAGCCCATAGTGGTGTCGATGCTTCTGCCCTCTTTCACAGCGGCCATACTGGCGCCATGACCCAGATGGGCAAAGACGACTCTTCCCTGCGCCACATCGCGGCCCCCCTGCTGTTCAAGCTCGTCCAATAAAAACTCATAGGAGAGCCCATGAAAACCGTAACGCTGCACCCCCTCGCTACGAATTGATTCCGGCAGCGGATAGAAGCGTGCAACCGATGGCATGGAGGAGTGAAACGAGGTATCAAAGCAGGTCACCTGAAGCGTTCCGGGAAAAAGTTTCGCGGCCTGACTGAGAGCCTTCAGTGCCTGCGGCAGATGCTCGGGAGCATAGGGAACCAGCTCCTCAAGTGAGGCAATCAGCTCAGGAGAAACAACCTGCGGGCTTGAGTAACGGGGGCCACCATGCACCATGCGATGCCCGATGGCATCAGGCCTGTATGCCTCACCCTGCTTGAGTATCCAGGAAAAAAGCCAGGCACAAGCTGCGTCATGATCCGACAGGGAAACGCTTGCACTGGCAAGAGAGCTTCCCTGCCCGTCCCTTGCAGAAAAGGCTCCTTTCTCATGGCCAATCCGCGTCAGGGAACCGGTACACAGAAGCACTTCGCCCTCACCGGTTTCGTACAGCGCAAATTTGATGCTCGACGAGCCTATGTTCAGCGCTAAAATCTTTTTTTTCGGATTCATGGCATGAAGAATAAAATCAGTTCCGGCATGATTATGGGAGTTGATTCATCGTTTATTCGACTGTTCCCAAAACCATTTTTACATGCAACTTCCCGCATCGCACCCACATTAGCAAGCAAGTAAAAAGACACCGATTAAAGTTAACCCTTTACGACCGAGTCTGTAGGGCCATTTTTTCCATGGCGACGACCCTGCGAAATTTAACAGAAAAACGGGAAGAATACCACAACCGCAAATCAATGTCCGGAGATCCTTGGGTTGGGGGTGTATGAGCACAGTTATCCTGCATCTTTCCCACATGCACATGTACACGAGGAATCTGTTGCTCCCATGCCCTCCCCTTCTTGCTGATGAAGCCATCAAAAAAGTTATACAATTTGCACTTTCAATTCGCAATTTGTATAACTTCAAGAATGCATTCTGATCGATTTTCAGCAATTCTCCCTGCTGGCTCCTTGGCATTCGTTCATCTGAACTCCTTGCTTTGCATCCCATGAGGGGAGCAATTTTTGAATCAGATAAAATCAGGCCAGACCATCACCAGCGACTCAATCCGTGCAGGCCAAAAAGCCGCACGATTTGCCGGTGAAGAGGCGCTTCAGCCCTGGCTTATCTATGGTGGTGACGACTCATACGAGCGAAACGGAGTAACCGTCATGAGCTGGCACGATTACAAGCAATGGAGTGAAGCCTGATATCAGCTCGCCGCTGCCACTCAAGCTCGCCGAATAAC
The DNA window shown above is from Pelodictyon phaeoclathratiforme BU-1 and carries:
- a CDS encoding acetate/propionate family kinase produces the protein MNPKKKILALNIGSSSIKFALYETGEGEVLLCTGSLTRIGHEKGAFSARDGQGSSLASASVSLSDHDAACAWLFSWILKQGEAYRPDAIGHRMVHGGPRYSSPQVVSPELIASLEELVPYAPEHLPQALKALSQAAKLFPGTLQVTCFDTSFHSSMPSVARFYPLPESIRSEGVQRYGFHGLSYEFLLDELEQQGGRDVAQGRVVFAHLGHGASMAAVKEGRSIDTTMGFSPAGGLVMSTRTGDLDPGVILFLLQQEKMSAAQIKEMVNRQSGLLGISGISDDMQVLLSMEQNLKAREAVDMFCYRAKMALGSYAAVMGGVDTLVFSGGIGEHAAEIRSRICEGLGFLGIAVELSRNVVSSPVISPDGSAVTVRVIATNEELMIVRHTLAILAGTVHRS